From a single Miscanthus floridulus cultivar M001 chromosome 8, ASM1932011v1, whole genome shotgun sequence genomic region:
- the LOC136473391 gene encoding U-box domain-containing protein 39-like, whose translation MGAERARRWKLLPFRSLSLPPPAASKPKNRPPGVTVPPAPATKEKGEEEEVPADFLCCPILRTPMADPVILPSGRTYERACVLACAELGLSLGPDGVVAGGGVAAAIPNDALRAAVRTWCARSGRAAPVAPSGEEARVAVLRAVAAGTQPPTRSSSNLSCSSEGVPVPARSASNLSCSSEGASAASTSSSSSGRSSREMAPVEVQVVVRGKEAAKVEQDEPVRVADAEEEVVAKAVEAGDETEVETAMAALLRATREGAARRRALCGPRLLAALRRVLLSSRNTASARADAAAALANLSLEPENRVPVVRAGAVPALVEVLASAASPPEAREHAAGALFGLALHEGNRAAIGVLGALPPLLAALADRDHAAPRARRDAGMALYHLSFAAVNQSKLARSPGASRTLLSVACDAAEPVPIRRLALMVLCNVAACVEGSAALMDAGAVATASAILSEGACDAELQECCVEALYAMSKGSPRFRGLARAAGADRSLMFIAEQASPGVDKEVVQTVLRKMGRDSSDDDHTSVCRNDEGHHGRSSLPHRRRVASWSAPPVATPPSSHQWRSVCID comes from the coding sequence ATGGGTGCCGAGCGCGCGCGGCGCTGGAAGCTCCTGCCCTTCCGGTCGCTGTCCCTGCCACCGCCGGCAGCATCGAAGCCCAAGAACAGGCCGCCGGGCGTCACTGTTCCTCCGGCCCCGGCGacgaaggagaagggagaggaagaggaggtgcCGGCGGACTTCCTGTGCTGCCCCATCCTCCGCACGCCGATGGCGGACCCGGTCATCCTGCCGTCGGGCCGGACGTACGAGCGCGCGTGCGTCCTCGCCTGCGCGGAGCTCGGCCTCTCTCTCGGCCCTGACGGAGTGGTGGCGGGCGGTGGCGTTGCCGCTGCCATACCCAACGACGCGCTCCGGGCGGCCGTCCGGACGTGGTGCGCGCGCTCTGGTCGCGCGGCGCCCGTGGCGCCTTCGGGCGAGGAGGCGAGGGTGGCCGTGCTCCGCGCGGTGGCGGCGGGGACGCAGCCTCCAACTAGGTCGTCATCGAACCTGTCGTGCTCGTCGGAGGGGGTTCCGGTCCCGGCGAGGTCCGCGTCGAACCTGTCGTGCTCGTCGGAGGGGGCGTCCGCTGCGTCcacgtcgtcctcgtcgtcgggTAGGTCGTCAAGGGAGATGGCGCCGGTCGAGGTGCAGGTGGTGGTGCGCGGGAAGGAGGCGGCGAAAGTGGAACAAGACGAGCCCGTGCGTGTTGCTGACGCAGAGGAGGAGGTCGTGGCCAAGGCGGTGGAGGCCGGGGACGAGACGGAAGTGGAGACGGCGATGGCCGCACTGCTGCGGGCGACGCGGGAGGGCGCGGCGAGGCGGCGCGCGCTGTGCGGTCCGCGGCTGCTGGCGGCGCTCAGGCGCGTGCTGCTGTCCTCGCGCAACACCGCGTCGGCGCGCGCGGAcgccgcggcggcgctggcgaACCTCTCGCTGGAGCCGGAGAACAGGGTGCCCGTCGTGCGTGCGGGCGCGGTGCCGGCGCTCGTCGAGGTGCTCGCGTCGGCCGCCTCGCCGCCCGAGGCACGCGAGCACGCGGCGGGGGCGCTCTTTGGCCTCGCCCTCCACGAGGGCAACCGCGCCGCCATCGGCGTGCTCGGGGCCCTGCCGCCGCTCCTCGCGGCGCTCGCGGACCGCGACCACGCCGCCCCGCGCGCGCGCCGCGACGCCGGGATGGCGCTGTACCACCTCTCCTTCGCCGCGGTGAACCAGTCCAAGCTCGCGCGCTCCCCGGGCGCGTCCAGGACACTGCTCTCCGTCGCGTGCGACGCCGCCGAGCCGGTGCCCATCCGCAGGCTGGCGCTCATGGTGCTCTGCAACGTGGCCGCCTGCGTGGAGGGCAGCGCCGCGCTGATGGACGCGGGCGCCGTGGCGACGGCGTCCGCCATCCTGTCCGAAGGAGCGTGCGACGCGGAGCTGCAGGAATGTTGCGTGGAGGCGTTGTACGCCATGAGCAAGGGGAGCCCGCGGTTCCGGGGGCTCGCCAGAGCGGCAGGCGCGGACCGCTCACTCATGTTCATCGCCGAGCAGGCGAGCCCGGGCGTCGACAAGGAGGTGGTTCAGACGGTGCTGCGCAAGATGGGCCGCGACAGCAGCGATGATGACCACACGTCGGTCTGCAGGAACGAcgagggccaccatggccgcaGCAGTTTGCCTCACCGCCGGCGCGTTGCAAGCTGGAGCGCTCCGCCTGTCGCGACACCACCAAGCTCTCATCAATGGCGATCCGTGTGCATTGATTAA